The Paenibacillus amylolyticus genome contains the following window.
CAAAGAGCTGGGATTAACCTTAAATCCGATTGAGGATATCACCAATTTCAAGAAACTTAATCTGCTGATTTTTAGTGGACAGCTATTAATCATCTTTGATAACGGTGTTCAAGCCTGCAGTCTGGATATTGCTGATATTCCGGGACGCACTCCAGAAGAGTCAGCTATTGAGACCTCAGTTAAAGGCCCGCGCGATGGATTCACCGAAGAACTCACGACCAACGTCGCCCTTATTCGCAAACGAATGAAAACATCTTCAATGTGTTACGAGAAATATGTCAAAGGCGGTCGTACTCAAACCGCCATTGGACTACTGTATGTAAAAGATATTATTAATCCAGACATTCTAAAAGAAGCACGACACAATCTGGATCAGATTGAGATTGACGGCATTATAGGTAGCTCCATCATGGAGCGAGCTGTCATGGGAGGGGTACGGAGCATCTTTCCGCTCACGGATAACACTGAACGTCCTGATTTTGTTGTCGATTCCCTGTTAAATGGACGTTTTGCCGTTCTTATTGAAGGCTCGCCTGTAGCCGTCATCGCACCAACTACACTTTTCAATCAATTGAAATCTCCTGAAGATAGGAGCACACCCTTTTTCATCGTTACCTTTGAACGAATCTTGCGCATCTCCGGACTGCTGATTGCCTGTTTCTTCCCAGCCTTCTACATCGGCCTGACCAGTTTCAATGTGGAACAGATCCCGCTGCCTCTCTTGGCTACCATTGCGGGTACACGGATGGGCCTGCCCATGCCTGTGACGCTGGAAGCATTTCTCATGATTTTTATGTTCGAGCTATTCAATGAAGCTGGCCGCAGATTACCACGTGCATTGGGCCAGACCGTCAGCGTGGTCGGCGGGCTTATCATTGGGGATGCCGCTATTCGCGCGGGGATTACGTCTCCCACCATCATCGTTACGGTAGCAATTTCAGTTATCTCCAGCTATATTCTCGTGAACACCGTGCTGAGCGGAGCTACTGCCCAGGTCCGGATCGGGATGCTTCTCATCTCTTCCATTCTTGGATTATTCGGATTCATGATTGGACTATTCGCCCTCTTGGTACATCTCGTATCCTTAGAATGTTATGGGGTTTCTTATCTGACCCCCGTCTCTCCCTACATACCAGGAGATTTCACGCAGGCCGTATCCATGCCACCTTCCATGAAAAAAAATAAGCGTCCGGAAGCACTTCACACTCAAGATTCCACTCGCCGGAGAAAGCGGCCATGATCAGATGGACCTCTATGAGTGGCCTACTCGCCGGGTGCTTGATCCTGCTAACGGGATGCTGGGATTCCAAAGAGGTGCAAAGTATTAACTTCATCACGGCCATTGGAATAGACTACGTGGACAACCAATATATTGCGTATGCCCAGTTAATTGATTTTTCCAGTATTGCAAAACAGGAAACGCCAACTTCCCGGGAAACAAGGGACATGTGGATTGGACGAGGCGAGGGTACAACTCTGAGTATGGCTATTAACGACCTGTATGAAACGTCACAGCAGCAAACGCTCTGGACTCATGTTAAAGCGATTGTTTTATCGAAAAATGCTCTGGACGGAAAGTTGGAGGATATATTTAATACGTTGCTGCATTCCGGTC
Protein-coding sequences here:
- a CDS encoding spore germination protein; this translates as MEHPVIDTTSHETLLASLKEQFNPCADVVIQTFPVKDESDQPVILLYCEGLVDGKQINQFIIPRLEQHALIIEESHPKELGLTLNPIEDITNFKKLNLLIFSGQLLIIFDNGVQACSLDIADIPGRTPEESAIETSVKGPRDGFTEELTTNVALIRKRMKTSSMCYEKYVKGGRTQTAIGLLYVKDIINPDILKEARHNLDQIEIDGIIGSSIMERAVMGGVRSIFPLTDNTERPDFVVDSLLNGRFAVLIEGSPVAVIAPTTLFNQLKSPEDRSTPFFIVTFERILRISGLLIACFFPAFYIGLTSFNVEQIPLPLLATIAGTRMGLPMPVTLEAFLMIFMFELFNEAGRRLPRALGQTVSVVGGLIIGDAAIRAGITSPTIIVTVAISVISSYILVNTVLSGATAQVRIGMLLISSILGLFGFMIGLFALLVHLVSLECYGVSYLTPVSPYIPGDFTQAVSMPPSMKKNKRPEALHTQDSTRRRKRP